In Diceros bicornis minor isolate mBicDic1 unplaced genomic scaffold, mDicBic1.mat.cur scaffold_95_ctg1, whole genome shotgun sequence, the following proteins share a genomic window:
- the LOC131403892 gene encoding ral guanine nucleotide dissociation stimulator-like yields MARVQDQGPGRHGEGNMASLSLSLTLQEVSSVRATHEMDPQGAQERQQQQGVVPFLGTFLNHLKLLDIGMEDDLEVSEPGGGAREQDPEVWVARALHWDLSSQYLANLLS; encoded by the exons atggccagggtccaagatcagggccctgggagacacggggaagggaacatggcctccctgagcctgtccttgaccctgcaggaggtgtcatctgtgagggccacccatgAGATGGATccacagggagcccaggagaggcagcagcagcag ggtgtcgtccccttcctgggcacgttcctcaatcacctgaagctgctggacattgggatggaggatgatctggaagtgagtgagcctggaggtggggccagggagcaggatcctgaggtttgggtggcgagagccctgcactgggacctgagctctcagtatctggcaaacctcctctcatga